One genomic window of Branchiostoma lanceolatum isolate klBraLanc5 chromosome 5, klBraLanc5.hap2, whole genome shotgun sequence includes the following:
- the LOC136434682 gene encoding EF-hand calcium-binding domain-containing protein 12-like, translating to MALTADLDPEFSDFGFQWLFDPNDLAYLPIQEQLKHYKQRQLFPNLYYRVASKSFGPPVSRRRVIIAPPMSTADDGIRELKQPFHASLNPPPQPTKTLEEEVREIQKELWFREQECKEWVANRQTLRQDLNKLGLNQTWLARKPDRTGLESRVLGQLKVADRRKQEAQAQQSEATQVAKPKVKDERVMSPTPMVASPSPEAMRVIDRYVREHKLRLLDFFMRFDKNKQWLVSREDFKKVIKLTGVPISDHQLEDLMVMLDQDGNEKIDYRELVKGRSKLHGEEWEELRSQATSRLTRSEENLTAGKHDSPDKKARSTSAHVARVHHTPSHKTPEKQAQESGSRRSLVSSSSSLLEVPPVDTAEAVPLSSELMLERRKREKQWEKKEKQKKKKRQQELEEAVRLIRTGNVAVDNHSLPSSMTGEMGAAVDRYRQQRLREYNQICRLCKEQGIALTPTLLERVLLHPGDRLPTSCTSGLRQPGLSLLSEHWARTPAQTKAKKKEEKAVKHQGDHVVKRTKQGTLLFDSRHVYPMQKRVGVTGQRMSLSTGKANISRVVDCWMTFEEYEQLTRTHKVRFKKLAGSDTPNTSSVDDNAFWPGQLLDKMRLCMCPEDKPPAESHTLFHNTRHKPPSNWGYDNNDRTWPISDSGYVQYGHIERDKEIRGYNL from the exons ATGGCCTTGACAGCAGACCTTGATCCAGAGTTCTCCGATTTCGGCTTCCAGTGGTTGTTTGATCCAAACGATTTAGCATACCTTCCCATACAAGAACAGCTGAAGCACTACAAGCAGAGGCAACTTTTCCCAAATCTTTACTACCGGGTAGCCTCGAAATCATTCGGACCTCCCGTCTCTCGGAGACGTGTCATCATAGCTCCTCCCATGAGCACGGCAGACGACGGCATCCGAGAACTCAAGCAGCCGTTCCACGCAAGCttgaacccccctccccagccaaCGAAAACTCTGGAGGAAGAGGTGAGAGAGATTCAGAAGGAGCTGTGGTTCAGGGAACAGGAATGTAAAGAGTGGGTGGCCAACCGCCAAACTCTGCGGCAAGATCTGAACAAGTTAGGCCTGAACCAGACGTGGCTGGCAAGGAAACCGGACAGGACTGGTCTGGAGAGTCGCGTGCTTGGGCAGCTGAAGGTGGCAGACAGACGCAAGCAGGAAGCACAGGCACAGCAGTCAGAGGCGACACAG GTGGCAAAGCCAAAAGTAAAGGATGAACGGGTCATGAGTCCAACACCAATGGTGGCCTCCCCATCACCAGAGGCCATGAGAGTCATCGATAGATACGTCAGAGAACACAAGTTACGTCTGCTTGACTTCTTCATGCGCTTTGACAAGAACAAGCAGTGGTTGGTCAGTCGAGAGGACTTTAAAAAGGTCATCAAGCTG ACCGGTGTGCCGATCAGCGACCACCAGCTGGAGGACCTGATGGTGATGCTGGACCAGGACGGGAACGAGAAGATCGACTACAGGGAGCTGGTCAAGGGTCGCTCCAAACTACACGGGGAGGAGTGGGAGGAACTCAGGAGTCAGGCCACGTCTCGACTCACCAGATCTG AGGAAAACCTGACAGCAGGGAAACATGACTCTCCAGATAAGAAAGCTAGATCCACCTCAGCCCACGTTGCCAGGGTCCATCATACGCCGTCACACAAGACTCCCGAGAAGCAGGCCCAGGAGTCAGGTTCCCGTAGATCGCTGGTCTCAAGTTCATCCTCTCTATTAGAGGTTCCGCCAGTGGACACGGCAGAGGCTGTGCCACTCTCCAGTGAGCTGATGTTGGAGAGAAGGAAGAGGGAGAAGCAGTGGGAGAAAAAG GAGaagcagaaaaagaagaaacgGCAGCAGGAGCTGGAAGAGGCAGTCCGACTGATCAGGACGGGAAACGTTGCCGTCGACAACCACTCGTTACCTTCCTCCATGACGGGGGAGATGGGCGCGGCAGTTGATCGGTACAGGCAGCAGAGACTGCGCGAATATAACCAGATCTGCAGACTGTGCAAGGAACAAGGCATAGCGCTCACACCAACCCTGTTAGAGAGAG TTCTGCTCCACCCCGGTGACCGGTTACCCACCAGCTGCACCAGCGGTCTGCGCCAGCCTGGTCTCAGCCTGCTGTCTGAACACTGGGCCAGAACACCGGCACAGACCAAGgcaaagaagaaggaggagaaggcaGTCAAGCATCAAGGGGATCATGTG GTCAAACGAACAAAGCAAGGCACTCTGCTGTTTGACTCCAGACACGTCTACCCCATGCAGAAAAGAGTGGGGGTCACGGGTCAGCGTATGAGCCTGTCCACTGGGAAGGCCAACATCTCTCGAGTGGTGGACTGTTGGATGACATTCGAGGAATACGAGCAACTTACAAG AACCCACAAGGTCCGGTTCAAGAAGCTGGCGGGCAGCGACACACCCAACACCTCCAGTGTGGACGACAACGCCTTCTGGCCTGGACAACTTCTGGACAAGATGCGACTCTGCATGTGTCCAGAGGACAAGCCGCCCGCGGAATCGCACACACTCTTCCACAACACACGGCATAAACCGCCGTCCAACTGGGGATATGATAACAACGACAGAACGTGGCCAATCAGTGACAGTGGCTACGTCCAATACGGCCACATTGAAAGAGACAAGGAGATTCGGGGATATAACTTGTAG
- the LOC136434684 gene encoding uncharacterized protein, which translates to MLPACQGETVKTKVLVLGAGMAGISAARSLNQSGLTDFAILEGTGRIGGRVWKVQFGGKTIDIGPNWVHGISDDNPIWAMVKSYNMAGIVSTLDNIKVRNSSGHDVTSQWHTVLASLDEPSEAAYDLAVERNATGQPDMPLRAALKLSGWNPTSSMEKAVEYASYDWPNAEEPDVTSLLRGELDPTTEMFGKSEYYITDQRGYVYIIEQMAESFLTKNDQRLKLNKTITTIRWSDDGVTVTTKDGSSYTADFAIVTFSMGVLQSNSVEFVPGLPDWKREAISRVHMVSYTKIYLKFPSKFWDDDEYIVYVGEQKGYYTIWHNMEAEGLFPAGTNIILVTLVDEEARRVEAQSDEATQAEAMAVLRNMYGAGIPDPTDILVPRWEQDPFFRGSYANWGVGIDDEGLRKLQAPVAGRLFFAGDGTGLHYGYLQGAFFEGARVGGSIATCVRGGPCEEGYQPPRRGCTCPAADNFDSQATVDNGSCLYPTSGADRIVPFSTSFYIMVVAAFTFYLFKSLGWSLQLTG; encoded by the exons ATGTTGCCCGCCTGTCAAGGCGAAACG GTGAAGACCAAAGTGTTGGTTCTGGGTGCCGGGATGGCGGGAATATCGGCCGCCCGCAGCCTCAACCAGAGCGGCCTGACTGACTTCGCCATCCTCGAGGGCACCGGTCGTATCGGGGGCAGAGTCTGGAAGGTGCAGTTCGGCGGAAAGACCATCGACATTGGCCCGAACTGGGTTCATGGCATCTCCGACGACAATCCGATATGGGCGATGGTCAAGAGTTATAACATGGCCGGCATCGTCAGCACCTTGGACAACATCAAGGTCAGGAACAGCTCTGGTCACGATGTGACCTCGCAGTGGCACACAGTCCTCGCGTCCCTTGACGAGCCATCAGAGGCAGCCTACGACTTAGCCGTGGAGAGAAACGCCACTGGACAACCTGATATGCCGCTACGAGCTGCCCTGAAGTTGAGCGGTTGGAACCCAACCTCGTCCATGGAGAAAGCCGTTGAGTACGCCAGCTATGACTGGCCTAATGCAGAAGAGCCAGATGTGACGTCGTTACTCAGAGGGGAGCTTGATCCGACGACAGAAATGTTCGGCAAGTCGGAATACTACATCACAGACCAACGAGGATATGTCTACATCATCGAGCAAATGGCAGAAAGCTTCCTCACAAAAAACGACCAACGGctcaagctcaacaaaaccATTACCACGATCCGATGGTCTGACGATGGCGTGACGGTCACCACCAAAGATGGCTCTAGTTACACCGCTGACTTTGCGATCGTGACCTTCAGCATGGGGGTTCTCCAAAGCAACTCCGTCGAGTTTGTCCCAGGTCTGCCCGACTGGAAGCGAGAGGCCATCTCTCGAGTCCACATGGTATCGTACACGAAGATCTATCTGAAGTTCCCGTCAAAATTCTGGGACGACGATGAATACATCGTGTACGTTGGGGAGCAAAAGGGCTACTACACTATTTGGCACAACATGGAGGCCGAAGGCTTGTTTCCTGCAGGAACCAACATCATACTAG TGACATTGGTGGATGAGGAAGCACGACGTGTGGAGGCCCAGTCTGACGAAGCAACTCAGGCCGAAGCCATGGCGGTCCTCCGCAACATGTACGGAGCCGGCATCCCCGATCCTACAGACATCCTGGTGCCGAGGTGGGAGCAGGACCCGTTCTTCCGCGGAAGTTACGCCAACTGGGGAGTCGGGATCGATGATGAGGGGCTCCGCAAGCTGCAGGCTCCAGTCGCCGGGCGTCTTTTCTTCGCGGGAGACGGGACAGGACTTCACTATGGCTACCTACAGGGCGCCTTCTTCGAGGGAGCGAGAGTAGGTGGCTCCATCGCGACGTGTGTGAGAGGAGGCCCGTGTGAGGAGGGGTACCAGCCGCCCCGCCGGGGTTGTACCTGTCCCGCTGCAGACAACTTCGACAGCCAGGCCACGGTAGACAACGGGTCCTGCCTGTACCCCACCAGCGGCGCAGACCGGATCGTGCCGTTTTCAACATCATTCTATATTATGGTTGTCGCAGcgtttacattttatttattcaaatctttagggtggtcccttcagttaactggaTAA
- the LOC136434683 gene encoding uncharacterized protein, producing MFSFWSRMALSLLITIPVCKGETVKTKVLVLGAGMAGISAARSLNQSGLTDFVILEGTGRIGGRVWSVQFGGKTIDIGGSWVHGLSDDNPVWVMVKSYNMTGIVSNWDSIKVRNSSGHDVTPQWHTVLASLDEPSEAAYDLAVERNATGQPDMPLRAALKSCGWNPTSSMEKAVEYASYDWGYGEEPDVTSLLRGELDPTPELYGESEYLITDQRGYVYIIKQMAESFLAEDDQWLKLNKTITTIQWSDDGVTVTTKDGSRYTADFAIVTFSMGVLQSNSVEFVPGLPNWKREVIFRVRMSLYTTIYMKFPSKFWDDDEYIVYVGERRGYYTIWQNMEAEGLFPAGTNILQVTLTAEEARRVEAQSDQATQAEIMAVLRTMYGAGIPDPTDILVPRWEQDPFFRGSFANWGVGIDDEGLRKLQAPVAGRLFFAGEATDLAYGFIHSAFFEGARVAGAIATCVRGGPCEEGYQPPRRGCTCPAADNFDSQATVDNGSCLYPTSGADRIVPFSTSFYIMVVTAFIWNDMKWY from the exons ATGTTCTCGTTTTGGTCAAGAATGGCACTGTCCCTTCTAATAACTATACCTGTCTGTAAAGGCGAAACG GTGAAGACCAAAGTGTTGGTTCTGGGTGCCGGGATGGCGGGAATATCGGCCGCCCGCAGCCTCAACCAGAGCGGCCTGACCGATTTCGTCATACTCGAAGGCACCGGTCGTATCGGGGGCCGAGTTTGGTCGGTGCAGTTCGGCGGAAAGACCATCGACATCGGCGGGAGCTGGGTTCATGGCCTCTCCGACGACAATCCGGTATGGGTGATGGTCAAGAGTTATAACATGACCGGTATCGTCAGCAACTGGGACAGCATCAAGGTCAGGAACAGCTCTGGTCACGATGTGACCCCGCAGTGGCACACAGTCCTCGCGTCCCTTGACGAGCCCTCAGAGGCCGCCTACGACTTAGCCGTGGAGAGAAACGCCACTGGACAACCTGATATGCCGCTACGAGCCGCCCTGAAGTCATGCGGTTGGAACCCAACCTCGTCCATGGAGAAAGCTGTTGAGTACGCCAGCTATGACTGGGGTTATGGAGAAGAGCCAGATGTGACGTCTTTACTCAGAGGGGAGCTTGATCCGACACCAGAACTGTACGGCGAGTCAGAGTACTTAATCACAGACCAGCGAGGATATGTCTACATCATCAAGCAAATGGCAGAAAGCTTCCTAGCAGAAGATGACCAATGGctcaagctcaacaaaaccATTACCACGATCCAATGGTCTGACGATGGTGTGACGGTCACCACCAAAGATGGTTCCAGGTACACCGCCGACTTTGCAATCGTGACCTTCAGCATGGGGGTTCTCCAAAGCAACTCCGTGGAGTTTGTCCCGGGTCTGCCCAATTGGAAGCGAGAAGTCATCTTTCGAGTCCGCATGTCTTTGTACACGACGATCTACATGAAGTTCCCATCTAAATTCTGGGACGACGATGAATACATCGTGTACGTGGGAGAGCGCAGGGGCTACTACACCATTTGGCAGAACATGGAGGCTGAAGGCTTGTTTCCTGCAGGGACCAACATTCTTCAAG TGACATTGACGGCAGAGGAGGCACGACGCGTGGAGGCTCAGTCTGACCAGGCAACTCAGGCGGAAATCATGGCGGTTCTCCGCACCATGTACGGAGCCGGCATCCCCGATCCTACAGACATCCTGGTGCCGAGATGGGAGCAGGACCCGTTCTTCCGCGGCAGCTTCGCCAACTGGGGAGTCGGGATCGATGATGAGGGGCTCCGCAAGCTGCAGGCTCCAGTCGCCGGGCGTCTTTTCTTCGCGGGAGAGGCGACCGATCTTGCCTATGGCTTTATACACAGCGCCTTCTTCGAGGGAGCGAGAGTAGCTGGCGCCATCGCGACGTGTGTGAGAGGAGGCCCGTGTGAGGAGGGGTACCAGCCGCCCCGCCGGGGTTGTACCTGTCCCGCTGCAGACAACTTCGACAGCCAGGCCACGGTAGACAACGGGTCCTGCCTGTACCCCACCAGCGGCGCAGACCGGATCGTGCCGTTTTCAACATCATTCTACATTATGGTTGTTACAGCGTTTATTTGGAATGATATGAAGTGGTATTGA
- the LOC136434688 gene encoding uncharacterized protein, which produces MAGISAARSLNQSGLTDFVILEGTGRVGGRVWKVQFGGKNIDIGGNWVHGISDDNPVWEMVKSYNMTGIVSNWDSIKVRNSSGHNVTSQWHTVLASLDEPSEAAYDLAVERNATGQPDMPLRAALKLSGWNPTSSMEKAVEYASYDWGYGEEPDVSSLLRGEIDSTIEMFGESDYFITDQRGFVYIIEKMAESFLAENDQRLKLNKTITTVQWADDGVTVTTKDGSSYTADFAIVTFSMGVLQSNSVEFVPGLPDWKREVIFRVRMSLYTTIYMKFPSKFWDDDEYIVYVGERRGYYTIWQNMEAEGLFPAGTNILLVTLTAEEARRVEAQSDEATQAEVMAVLRTMYGAGIPNPTDILVPRWEQDPFFRGSFANWGVGIDDEGLRKLQAPVAGRLFFAGDGTGLHYGYLQGAFFEGARVAGAIATCVRGGPCEEGYQPPRRGCTCPAADNFDSQATVDNGSCLYPTSGGDRIVPVLTSFYIMVVATFTLNDMKWY; this is translated from the exons ATGGCGGGAATATCGGCCGCCCGCAGCCTCAACCAGAGCGGCCTGACTGACTTCGTCATCCTCGAAGGCACCGGCCGTGTGGGGGGCCGAGTCTGGAAGGTGCAGTTCGGCGGAAAAAACATCGACATCGGCGGGAACTGGGTTCATGGCATCTCCGACGACAATCCGGTATGGGAGATGGTTAAGAGTTATAACATGACCGGCATCGTCAGCAACTGGGACAGCATCAAGGTCAGGAACAGCTCTGGTCACAACGTAACCTCGCAGTGGCACACAGTCCTCGCGTCCCTTGACGAGCCCTCAGAGGCCGCCTACGACTTAGCCGTGGAGAGAAACGCCACTGGACAACCCGATATGCCGCTACGAGCTGCCCTGAAGTTAAGCGGTTGGAACCCAACCTCGTCCATGGAGAAAGCCGTTGAGTACGCCAGCTATGACTGGGGTTATGGAGAAGAGCCAGATGTGTCATCTTTACTCAGAGGGGAGATTGATTCGACAATAGAAATGTTCGGCGAGTCGGATTACTTCATTACAGACCAGCGAGGATTTGTCTACATCATCGAGAAAATGGCAGAAAGCTTCCTCGCAGAAAACGACCAACGGctcaagctcaacaaaaccATTACCACAGTACAGTGGGCTGACGATGGTGTGACTGTCACCACCAAAGATGGTTCTAGTTACACCGCCGACTTTGCAATCGTGACCTTCAGCATGGGGGTTCTCCAAAGCAACTCCGTCGAGTTTGTCCCAGGTCTGCCCGACTGGAAGCGAGAAGTCATCTTTCGAGTCCGCATGTCTTTGTACACGACGATCTACATGAAGTTCCCGTCTAAATTCTGGGACGACGATGAATACATCGTGTACGTGGGAGAGCGCAGGGGCTACTACACCATTTGGCAGAACATGGAGGCTGAAGGCTTGTTTCCTGCAGGAACCAACATCCTTCTAG TGACATTGACGGCAGAGGAGGCACGACGTGTGGAGGCCCAGTCTGACGAAGCAACTCAGGCCGAAGTCATGGCGGTTCTCCGCACCATGTACGGAGCCGGCATCCCCAATCCTACAGACATCCTGGTGCCGAGATGGGAGCAGGACCCGTTCTTCCGCGGCAGCTTCGCAAACTGGGGAGTCGGGATCGATGATGAGGGGCTCCGCAAGCTGCAGGCTCCAGTCGCCGGACGTCTTTTCTTCGCGGGAGACGGGACAGGACTTCACTATGGCTACCTACAGGGTGCCTTCTTCGAGGGAGCGAGAGTAGCTGGCGCCATCGCGACGTGTGTGAGAGGAGGCCCGTGTGAGGAGGGGTACCAGCCGCCCCGCCGGGGCTGTACCTGTCCCGCTGCAGACAACTTCGACAGCCAGGCCACGGTAGACAACGGATCCTGCCTGTACCCCACCAGCGGCGGAGACCGGATCGTACCGGTTTTAACATCATTCTACATTATGGTTGTTGCAACGTTTACTTTAAATGATATGAAGTGGTATTAA
- the LOC136434690 gene encoding uncharacterized protein, which yields MQVKTKVLVLGAGMAGVSAARSLNQSGLTDFIILEGTGRIGGRVWSVQFGGKTIDIGPNWVYGTSDDNPIWRMVETYNVTGIDASQNGIKVRNSSGHDVTSQWHTVLASLDEPSEAAYDLAVERNATGQPDMPLRAALKLSGWNPTSSMEKAVQYYWYDMYYGEKPDVSSLLRGELNLTTDMFGESEYLITDQRGFVYIIEQMAESFLAENDQRLKLNKTITTIRWFDDGVTVTTKDGSRYTADLAIVTFSMGVLQSKSVEFVPGLPDWKREANSRVHMVSYTKIYLKFPSKFWDDDEYIGYIGERRGYYTVWQNMESPGVFPEGTNILLVTVVDDEARRVEAQSDEATQAEVMAVLRNMYGADIPDPTDILVPRWEQDPFFRGSYANWGVGIDDEELRKLQAPVAGRLFFAGDGTGPHFGYLHGAFFEGARVAGAIATCLGGGPCEEGYQPPRRGCTCPAADNFDSQATVDNGSCQHPTSDGDRIVPFSISFYIMVVAAFTFTDMM from the exons ATGCAGGTGAAGACCAAAGTGTTGGTTCTGGGTGCCGGGATGGCGGGAGTATCGGCCGCCCGCAGCCTCAACCAGAGCGGCCTGACCGACTTCATCATCCTCGAAGGCACCGGGCGTATCGGGGGCCGAGTTTGGTCGGTGCAGTTCGGCGGAAAGACCATCGACATCGGCCCAAACTGGGTTTATGGCACATCCGATGacaatccaatatggcggatgGTCGAGACTTATAACGTGACCGGCATCGACGCCAGCCAGAACGGCATCAAGGTCAGGAACAGCTCTGGGCACGATGTGACCTCGCAGTGGCACACAGTCCTCGCGTCCCTTGACGAGCCATCAGAGGCCGCCTACGACTTAGCGGTGGAGAGAAACGCCACTGGACAACCCGATATGCCGCTACGAGCTGCCCTGAAGTTGAGCGGTTGGAACCCAACCTCGTCCATGGAGAAAGCCGTTCAGTACTATTGGTATGACATGTATTATGGGGAGAAGCCAGATGTGTCATCTTTGCTCAGAGGGGAGCTTAATCTGACGACAGACATGTTCGGTGAGTCGGAGTACCTCATTACAGACCAGCGAGGATTTGTCTACATCATCGAGCAAATGGCAGAAAGCTTCCTCGCAGAAAACGACCAACGGctcaagctcaacaaaaccATCACCACGATCCGATGGTTTGACGATGGCGTGACGGTCACCACCAAAGATGGTTCCAGGTACACCGCTGATTTGGCAATCGTGACTTTCAGCATGGGGGTTCTCCAAAGTAAGTCCGTCGAGTTTGTCCCCGGTCTGCCCGACTGGAAGCGAGAGGCCAACTCTCGAGTCCACATGGTATCGTACACGAAGATCTATCTGAAGTTCCCGTCAAAATTCTGGGACGACGATGAATACATCGGAtatataggagaacgcagggGCTACTACACCGTGTGGCAGAACATGGAATCTCCAGGCGTGTTTCCTGAAGGCACCAACATCCTTCTAG TGACCGTGGTCGACGACGAGGCACGACGTGTGGAGGCCCAGTCTGACGAAGCAACTCAGGCCGAAGTCATGGCGGTCCTCCGCAACATGTACGGAGCCGACATCCCCGATCCTACAGACATCCTGGTGCCGAGGTGGGAGCAGGACCCATTCTTCCGCGGAAGTTACGCCAACTGGGGAGTCGGGATCGATGATGAGGAGCTACGCAAGCTGCAGGCTCCAGTCGCCGGGCGTCTTTTCTTCGCGGGAGACGGGACAGGGCCGCACTTCGGCTACTTGCATGGCGCCTTCTTCGAGGGAGCGAGAGTAGCTGGCGCCATCGCGACGTGTTTGGGAGGAGGCCCGTGTGAGGAGGGGTACCAGCCGCCCCGCCGAGGTTGTACCTGTCCCGCTGCAGACAACTTCGACAGCCAGGCCACGGTAGACAACGGGTCCTGCCAGCACCCTACAAGTGACGGAGACCGGATCGTGCCGTTTTCAATATCATTCTACATTATGGTTGTTGCAGCGTTTACATTCACTGACATGATGTGA